One window from the genome of Tachysurus vachellii isolate PV-2020 chromosome 5, HZAU_Pvac_v1, whole genome shotgun sequence encodes:
- the trdmt1 gene encoding tRNA (cytosine(38)-C(5))-methyltransferase: MERLRVVELYSGIGGMHYALQESAVPAEVVAAVDVNTTANEIYKHNFPNTPLLPKTIEGMTLNDFNKLDFDVILMSPPCQPFTRIGLQGDVNDPRTKSFLYILDILPRLTKMPRFILLENVKGFETSTARNALIKTLQDCQYNFQELMISPTCLGIPNSRLRYFLIAKAPLDSFSFPKTTEILEGFPKSSIYNTDSPTISASHCSTVNGSMREDGTIIYKLETAQELERKRSQDSEQTVRRLQDFLEEEKQGTDMDRYLLPPKILLRYALLMDIVNPNCRRSVCFTKGYGHYVEGTGSVLQSCTDVELESVFKSLDVLSEEEKLQQLSRLKLRYFTPREIANLMGFPPQFRFPSNISIKQQYRVLGNSLNVCVVAKLISLMVS, from the exons ATGGAGAGGCTCCGTGTTGTGGAACTGTACAGTGGCATCGGAGGGATGCATTATGCACTGCAAG aGAGCGCCGTCCCTGCTGAAGTGGTAGCTGCAGTGGATGTGAATACAACAGCGAATGAAATCTATAAACACAACTTCCCAAATACTCCACTGCTACCAAAGACCATTGAA GGAATGACTTTAAATGATTTCAATAAACTGGACTTTGATGTGATTTTGATGAGCCCTCCTTGTCAGCCTTTTACTAG GATTGGATTACAAGGTGATGTAAATGATCCCAGAACAAAAAGCTTTCTCTACATCTTGGATATACTGCCAAG GTTGACCAAGATGCCCCGCTTCATTCTGCTGGAGAATGTGAAAGGCTTTGAGACGTCCACTGCGAG aaatgCCTTGATAAAGACTTTGCAGGATTGTCAATACAACTTCCAAGAATTAATGATATCACCTACTTGT CTAGGAATACCAAACTCAAGGCTGCGTTATTTTCTTATTGCTAAAGCTCCCTTAGATTCCTTCTCCTTTCCAAAAACAACAGAG ATTTTAGAGGGCTTTCCGAAGTCATCCATCTATAACACAGACAGTCCAACTATCTCTGCCAGCCACTGTAGTACAGTAAATGGTAGCATGAGAGAAGATGGGACTATAATCTATAAGCTGGAGACGGCCCAGGAgctggagaggaagaggagtcAAGACAGCGAACAGACAGTGAGGAGGCTACAGGATTTCCTGGAAGAGGAAAAACAAGGAACAGACATGGACAGATATTTGCTTCCTCCGAAGATCCTGCTCAGATACGCCTTGCTCATGGACATAGTGAATCCAAACTGCCGGAGATCAGTCTGCTTCACTAAAGG ATATGGGCACTACGTAGAGGGAACTGGTTCTGTTCTGCAGTCATGTACAGATGTGGAGCTGGAGAGCGTCTTTAAGTCACTGGACGTGTTGTCTGAAGAGGAGAAGTTGCAGCAGCTGTCCCGGCTGAAGCTCAGATACTTTACACCCAGAGAGATAGCCAACCTTATGGGCTTCCCACCACAATTca ggtttcCTTCAAATATCTCCATTAAGCAGCAGTACCGGGTTCTGGGAAACAGTCTGAATGTTTGTGTGGTAGCCAAGCTTATCAGTCTCATGGTGTCATGA